The Candidatus Hydrogenedens sp. DNA window TAAGAGGTCTCGGGTAACAGAAGAAAAAGGAAAGGAGTTGGGTTATGAAGAAACAAGGTTTTACGCTCATTGAGCTACTCGTCGTCATTGCTATTATTGGTATTCTTGCCGCTATATTATTGCCGGCACTTGCCCGTGCTCGTGAAGCGGCGCGTCGTTCCTCCTGCCAGAACAATTTGAAGCAGTGGGGTGTCGT harbors:
- a CDS encoding prepilin-type N-terminal cleavage/methylation domain-containing protein — encoded protein: MKKQGFTLIELLVVIAIIGILAAILLPALARAREAARRSSCQNNLKQWGVV